One Flexivirga aerilata DNA segment encodes these proteins:
- a CDS encoding ATP-binding protein: protein MTLDGPQPVEPALAPGVYRALLEQLPEGVVVADAQARLVLTNQRAERLTGIPLSTLLGSDIRETLPLVSPDGRSFWATDNPWDGLHTRSGSPERRMLLPGGHSVLMATRHIRGGAPRRALQWLVLTMRSATVRDRIEAETSALVTTVAHELRAPLGAVRGFSRTLRTRWEQLREDQKRWMLGAIETDAARLQRLVGELLDISRIDTGRLELRRRPVDLAEIVRACVDRLVNNGEDPARFRVVQLVDDVELWGDADRLTQVVSNLLENAVGHGAGKITTTIDVVGDEVRLDIADEGPGIAPEHRSLVFSRFWQAGRRGNGNGLGLFVVQGLAQAHGGHVEVLETEHGATFCVTLPGGVPDHLK from the coding sequence GTGACTCTGGACGGCCCCCAACCGGTCGAGCCCGCGCTCGCCCCGGGGGTCTATCGCGCGCTGCTCGAGCAGCTGCCCGAAGGGGTCGTGGTGGCCGACGCGCAGGCCCGCCTCGTGCTGACCAACCAGCGGGCGGAGCGCCTCACCGGCATACCTCTGTCGACGCTGCTCGGCAGCGACATCCGCGAAACGCTCCCGCTCGTGAGCCCCGACGGGCGCTCCTTCTGGGCAACCGACAATCCGTGGGACGGTCTGCACACCCGCAGCGGCTCGCCCGAGCGGCGGATGCTGCTGCCGGGCGGGCACAGCGTGCTGATGGCCACGCGGCACATCCGCGGCGGCGCCCCGCGGCGCGCACTGCAATGGCTGGTCCTCACCATGCGCAGCGCCACCGTGCGCGACCGCATCGAGGCCGAGACCTCGGCGCTGGTCACCACCGTCGCCCACGAGCTGCGGGCGCCACTCGGCGCGGTCCGCGGCTTCTCCCGCACTCTGCGCACCCGCTGGGAGCAACTGCGCGAGGACCAGAAGCGCTGGATGCTGGGTGCGATCGAGACCGACGCGGCCCGGCTGCAGCGCCTGGTCGGCGAACTGCTCGACATCTCCCGCATCGACACCGGCCGGCTCGAGCTGCGCCGCCGCCCGGTCGACCTGGCCGAGATCGTCCGCGCCTGCGTCGACCGGCTGGTGAACAACGGAGAGGACCCGGCGCGGTTCCGCGTCGTGCAGCTGGTCGACGACGTGGAGCTGTGGGGCGACGCCGACCGGCTCACCCAGGTCGTGTCCAACCTGCTGGAGAACGCCGTCGGCCACGGAGCCGGCAAGATCACCACCACCATCGACGTGGTGGGCGACGAGGTGCGGCTCGACATCGCCGACGAGGGCCCAGGCATCGCCCCCGAACACCGCTCGCTGGTGTTCTCCCGCTTCTGGCAGGCCGGCCGCCGCGGCAACGGCAACGGGCTCGGCCTGTTCGTGGTGCAGGGCCTCGCGCAGGCGCACGGCGGCCACGTCGAAGTGCTCGAGACCGAGCACGGCGCCACCTTTTGCGTCACGCTGCCCGGCGGAGTGCCCGACCACCTGAAGTAG
- the pheS gene encoding phenylalanine--tRNA ligase subunit alpha — protein sequence MSGPNTSYDPVEVAALDPAHLEQAVTDALAAFDAAQNLDELKAARAAHQGDKSPLALANREIGALPPSAKAEAGKRVGQARGTVGQALKKRQAELEAERDERILVDEAVDVTMTPGRRPLGRRHPNELMAQRIADILVGMGWEIAEGPEVEAEWFNFDALNFDEDHPARQMQDTFYIAPEDSGLVLRTHTSPVQARSLLERGVPLYVGCIGRVYRTDDLDATHMPAFHQIEGIAVDEGITMAHLKGTLDRMASELFGEGITTRLRPSFFPFTEPSAEMDLRCFVCRGEDPDCRACSGTGWIEWGGCGMVNRNVLSACGVDPDRYTGFAFGMGIDRALMFRSGVSDMREIIEGDVRFDAQFGLEV from the coding sequence GTGTCAGGACCCAACACGTCATACGACCCGGTCGAGGTGGCCGCCCTCGACCCCGCGCACCTCGAGCAGGCCGTCACCGATGCCCTGGCCGCGTTCGACGCGGCGCAGAACCTCGACGAGCTCAAGGCCGCGCGCGCCGCCCACCAGGGCGACAAGAGCCCGCTCGCGCTCGCCAACCGCGAGATCGGCGCGCTGCCGCCGTCGGCCAAGGCCGAGGCGGGCAAGCGGGTCGGGCAGGCGCGCGGCACGGTGGGTCAGGCGCTCAAGAAGCGCCAGGCGGAGCTCGAGGCAGAGCGCGACGAGCGCATCCTCGTCGACGAGGCGGTCGACGTCACGATGACGCCCGGTCGACGCCCGCTCGGCCGGCGCCACCCCAATGAGCTGATGGCGCAGCGCATCGCCGACATCCTGGTCGGGATGGGCTGGGAGATCGCCGAAGGCCCCGAGGTCGAGGCCGAATGGTTCAACTTCGACGCGCTCAACTTCGACGAGGACCACCCGGCCCGGCAGATGCAGGACACCTTCTACATCGCGCCCGAGGACAGCGGACTGGTCCTGCGCACGCACACCTCGCCGGTGCAGGCACGCTCGCTGCTCGAGCGCGGCGTGCCGCTCTATGTCGGGTGCATCGGTCGCGTCTACCGCACCGACGACCTCGACGCCACGCACATGCCGGCCTTCCACCAGATCGAGGGCATCGCCGTCGACGAGGGCATCACGATGGCGCACCTCAAGGGCACCCTCGACCGGATGGCGTCGGAGCTGTTCGGGGAGGGCATCACCACCCGGTTGCGCCCGTCGTTCTTCCCGTTCACCGAGCCGTCGGCCGAGATGGACCTGCGGTGCTTCGTCTGCCGTGGCGAGGACCCCGACTGCCGCGCCTGCTCCGGCACCGGCTGGATCGAGTGGGGCGGCTGCGGCATGGTCAACCGCAACGTGCTGTCGGCGTGCGGCGTCGACCCCGACCGCTACACCGGCTTCGCCTTCGGCATGGGCATCGACCGGGCGCTGATGTTCCGCAGCGGCGTGAGCGACATGCGCGAAATCATCGAGGGCGACGTCCGTTTCGACGCCCAGTTCGGACTGGAGGTCTGA